In one window of Bdellovibrio bacteriovorus W DNA:
- a CDS encoding putative N6-adenine-specific DNA methylase (COG0116 Predicted N6-adenine-specific DNA methylase) produces the protein MAQFFASTARGLVEPLEKELRELGLKVTDRYIGGVFFESNWEGCYRANLHSRLASRILKPVLDFTAYQPEELYSQILKHDFTKYIKPNQTISIDASVSECKMRDQRFVAMKVKDAIVDQFRDKFGVRPDVDNTNPSLRIHVRAIKNNFSVAVDTSGDSLFKRGYRREVGEAPLKENLAAGLLKVTEWDTNSPLVDFMCGSGTFLIEAAMMALNIAPGINRTRFGFQNWLNYDEEVWENLVQEAMDAEVEELPFKFYGFDIDNKVLKSAKDNAKRAGVDHVIEFRKESVATVEPPCEAGLIVVNPPYGARIGDEDNLRDVYRDLSYTMKHRFKGWDAWVLSGNKELIADLRLKSTRKHFVFNGNIECRFLKYSMF, from the coding sequence ATGGCTCAGTTTTTTGCATCCACAGCCCGTGGACTTGTTGAACCCCTGGAAAAAGAATTAAGAGAGTTAGGCCTCAAAGTAACAGATCGCTACATTGGCGGAGTGTTCTTTGAAAGCAATTGGGAAGGTTGCTATCGTGCGAATCTTCACTCTCGTTTGGCGAGTCGTATTCTGAAGCCAGTTTTGGATTTCACTGCTTACCAGCCCGAAGAGTTGTACTCACAAATTTTGAAGCACGACTTTACTAAATATATTAAACCTAATCAGACAATTTCGATCGATGCGAGCGTGAGCGAATGTAAAATGCGCGACCAGCGTTTCGTGGCGATGAAAGTGAAAGATGCTATCGTAGATCAGTTCCGTGATAAGTTTGGTGTTCGCCCTGACGTTGACAACACGAATCCTTCTTTAAGAATTCACGTGCGCGCAATTAAGAATAACTTCAGTGTGGCTGTTGATACTTCTGGGGATAGTCTATTTAAGCGCGGTTACCGTCGTGAAGTGGGTGAAGCTCCGTTAAAAGAAAATTTGGCGGCGGGACTTTTGAAAGTGACTGAGTGGGATACGAATAGCCCACTTGTGGACTTCATGTGTGGTTCAGGAACTTTTCTTATTGAAGCTGCGATGATGGCTTTAAATATCGCTCCAGGAATTAATCGTACAAGATTTGGTTTCCAAAATTGGTTGAATTACGACGAAGAGGTTTGGGAAAACCTTGTTCAAGAAGCCATGGATGCAGAAGTTGAAGAATTGCCATTTAAGTTCTATGGCTTTGATATCGACAATAAAGTTTTAAAGAGTGCTAAAGACAATGCAAAGCGTGCAGGTGTTGATCACGTGATTGAATTCCGTAAAGAGTCTGTGGCAACTGTAGAACCTCCATGTGAAGCCGGTTTGATCGTTGTGAACCCACCTTACGGTGCTCGTATCGGTGATGAAGACAATCTTCGCGATGTGTATCGTGATTTGAGTTACACAATGAAGCACAGATTTAAAGGATGGGATGCTTGGGTTCTTTCTGGAAATAAGGAACTCATTGCTGATTTGCGTTTGAAATCAACTCGCAAGCACTTCGTATTTAACGGCAACATTGAATGTCGCTTTCTTAAGTACAGTATGTTCTAG
- a CDS encoding UDP glucosamine N-acyltransferase (COG1044 UDP-3-O-[3-hydroxymyristoyl] glucosamine N-acyltransferase), with product MIKAEVIQNINSTEFQYVGGDLNSVATKVLPPEECDSESLVFVSKEPQLQMALAAKAPIIVAHKSLKVPATHDTALFSTPSIQLAMAELLPLFDGKLNRFNQKEKIHSTAVIHETAVLGKNVGIGPFVVIGEGAHIGDNTTIGAHTVIESFATVKGNTLLHPHVFIGSHCEVGHHCEIHPHTTIGADGFAFAMTKEGTHRKIPQIGRVIIADNVEMGANCAVDRAALTVTRIGKGTKFDNFCHIAHNVVIGENCVMAAGFKIAGSSRVGNNCMFGGDAAVSDHITICDRVIIAGRGAVTSSITEPGQYGGYPLEPLRDALKTLANKTHITRIRKDLARVVKHLGLNEE from the coding sequence ATGATCAAAGCAGAAGTCATTCAAAATATAAACTCAACTGAATTTCAATATGTGGGTGGAGATTTAAATTCGGTTGCTACCAAGGTTCTCCCCCCCGAAGAATGCGATTCAGAGAGTCTCGTTTTCGTCTCCAAAGAGCCCCAACTTCAAATGGCTCTGGCGGCGAAAGCTCCAATTATCGTAGCACATAAGTCTCTAAAAGTCCCCGCAACTCATGACACAGCGTTGTTTAGTACACCATCTATTCAATTGGCCATGGCGGAACTCCTTCCTCTTTTTGATGGCAAGTTGAACCGCTTCAACCAAAAAGAAAAGATTCACTCCACAGCCGTCATCCACGAAACCGCTGTCTTGGGAAAGAATGTGGGCATTGGCCCTTTCGTTGTGATCGGTGAAGGTGCGCATATCGGCGACAATACAACCATTGGAGCTCATACAGTTATTGAGTCTTTCGCCACCGTGAAGGGAAACACATTGTTGCACCCTCATGTTTTTATTGGCTCTCACTGTGAAGTAGGTCATCATTGCGAAATCCATCCGCATACAACTATTGGCGCAGATGGCTTTGCTTTTGCGATGACCAAAGAAGGTACGCATAGAAAAATTCCTCAAATCGGCAGAGTCATCATCGCAGATAATGTTGAGATGGGAGCTAACTGCGCAGTGGACCGCGCAGCACTTACAGTGACTCGCATTGGCAAAGGAACAAAGTTTGATAACTTCTGCCATATAGCTCATAACGTGGTCATTGGCGAAAACTGTGTGATGGCGGCGGGTTTTAAGATTGCGGGATCTAGTCGAGTTGGCAACAACTGTATGTTCGGCGGAGACGCTGCTGTTTCAGATCACATCACTATCTGCGATAGAGTTATTATCGCAGGCAGAGGTGCTGTCACTAGCAGTATCACAGAGCCTGGCCAGTACGGTGGTTATCCTTTGGAGCCTTTAAGAGATGCTTTAAAAACGTTAGCCAACAAAACGCATATTACTAGAATTAGAAAAGACTTGGCTCGCGTCGTTAAACACTTGGGCCTCAACGAAGAATAA
- a CDS encoding translation initiation factor IF-1 (COG0361 Translation initiation factor 1 (IF-1)) codes for MAKDDLVQIDGKVIDALAGGLYKIELENKAIINAKLCGKMRRFNIRVVVGDRVSVGVSPYDPSHGLIMFRHK; via the coding sequence ATGGCAAAAGACGATTTAGTACAAATTGATGGAAAAGTGATCGACGCCCTTGCAGGGGGTCTTTATAAGATTGAACTTGAGAATAAGGCGATCATTAACGCAAAGCTTTGCGGGAAAATGAGACGTTTTAATATCCGAGTTGTTGTAGGCGACAGGGTGAGTGTTGGAGTTTCTCCATACGACCCAAGTCATGGCTTGATCATGTTCCGTCATAAATAA
- a CDS encoding hypothetical protein (COG2183 Transcriptional accessory protein) — protein MDQALQSYLARIAPTVTAKSAQAVIELAAEGATVPFIARYRKEKTGNLDEVQIRAVIEGHETFNEIVKRKAFLIKEIGEQNNLTAELQKRIELSWDLGELEEIYKPFKKKKKTKATVAREAGLEPLANWIWDMGHGLIKDDTTMEMKAKEFLNPTAKIVTYEEALKAAQDIIVEKIANDADLRAMVATNYSEKGRVVSKAAKGFKPNSKYEMYKEFEEPVKTLMDAKNNHRYLAMRRGWQEEELALDIKADDEANLAAYEKFATTTPDNAIGDYLKQSARLALNVYVLPSVVNEVHRTLKEKADADAITVFAENVRKLLLGSPYGPKCVLGVDPGLRTGCKIALIDKSGAFISHTVMHILGDDAERKAKALFQDVLKQIQIEAIAVGNGTAGRETETFLRKILKDLGKNTPVVMVSESGASVYSASDIAREEFPDLDLTVKGAISIARRLQDPLAELVKVDPKSIGVGQYQHDVNQSQLKKSLSAVVESCVNTVGVDVNTASAALLSHVAGIGPALAKGIVEYRKKTLFSDRMELLKVPKFSAKVFEQAAGFLRIPNGGQVLDSTGIHPERYQAVTDMAKDLGVAISDVIGEGARKLVAQRTKWAQLVGEFTFDDIVKELEKPGRDPRDPFKVFQFRDDIMEVKDLQEGMICPGIVTNVTNFGAFVDIGVHQDGLVHISALSHKFVDDPRKVVNPGDHVTVKVLKVDAMKNQISLTMKMDDAPEASAPRSEKRAEGGPRGGYRPGGGGSKPQGGGGPRPGAPQQRPSNPFNNPFAALMNVPTNKK, from the coding sequence ATGGATCAGGCTCTTCAGAGTTATTTGGCGCGTATCGCACCGACTGTCACTGCAAAATCCGCTCAAGCGGTTATTGAACTTGCGGCAGAAGGCGCAACCGTCCCTTTCATCGCTCGTTACCGCAAGGAAAAGACAGGTAACTTGGACGAAGTTCAAATTCGTGCAGTCATTGAAGGTCATGAGACTTTCAATGAAATTGTTAAGCGCAAAGCTTTCCTTATCAAAGAAATCGGCGAGCAGAACAATCTGACTGCTGAACTCCAAAAGCGTATTGAGCTTTCTTGGGATCTTGGTGAGCTTGAGGAAATCTACAAACCATTCAAGAAAAAGAAAAAAACCAAAGCGACTGTTGCGCGTGAAGCGGGGCTTGAGCCTTTGGCAAATTGGATTTGGGACATGGGCCATGGGTTGATCAAAGATGATACAACTATGGAAATGAAAGCCAAAGAATTCTTAAATCCAACGGCTAAGATCGTAACTTACGAAGAAGCATTGAAAGCAGCTCAAGATATTATCGTTGAGAAAATTGCCAATGATGCTGATCTACGTGCAATGGTTGCGACGAATTACTCTGAAAAAGGCCGTGTAGTTTCTAAAGCTGCAAAAGGTTTCAAACCAAACTCTAAATACGAAATGTATAAAGAGTTTGAAGAGCCAGTTAAGACGTTAATGGATGCAAAAAACAACCATCGTTACTTGGCAATGAGACGTGGATGGCAGGAAGAAGAGTTGGCTTTAGATATTAAAGCTGATGATGAAGCAAATTTGGCGGCCTACGAGAAGTTTGCTACGACAACTCCTGACAACGCTATTGGAGACTACTTAAAGCAATCAGCTCGCTTAGCTCTTAACGTTTATGTTCTTCCTTCAGTAGTGAATGAAGTGCATAGAACTCTCAAAGAAAAAGCAGACGCTGATGCGATCACGGTATTTGCAGAAAACGTGCGTAAGCTTTTATTGGGATCTCCGTACGGACCTAAATGTGTTCTAGGTGTGGATCCTGGCTTGAGAACGGGCTGCAAGATTGCTTTGATTGATAAATCAGGTGCCTTCATTTCCCACACGGTGATGCACATTTTAGGCGACGATGCGGAAAGAAAAGCAAAAGCTCTTTTCCAAGACGTTCTAAAGCAAATCCAGATCGAAGCTATCGCTGTAGGTAATGGAACTGCTGGTCGTGAGACTGAAACTTTCTTAAGAAAGATTCTAAAAGACCTTGGAAAGAATACTCCAGTGGTTATGGTTTCTGAATCAGGAGCTTCTGTTTACTCTGCATCTGATATTGCTCGTGAAGAGTTCCCAGATCTTGATTTAACAGTTAAGGGTGCAATTTCTATTGCACGTCGTTTGCAAGATCCTTTGGCGGAGCTTGTAAAAGTAGATCCGAAGTCTATTGGTGTTGGTCAGTATCAACATGACGTGAATCAATCTCAGTTGAAAAAATCTCTTTCAGCAGTGGTTGAGTCTTGCGTGAACACTGTCGGTGTTGACGTAAACACGGCTTCGGCAGCTCTTCTTTCACACGTTGCTGGCATTGGTCCAGCTCTTGCGAAAGGTATCGTTGAATATAGAAAGAAAACTTTGTTCTCAGATCGTATGGAGCTTTTAAAAGTTCCTAAGTTCTCTGCAAAAGTATTTGAACAAGCTGCGGGATTCTTGAGAATTCCAAACGGTGGACAAGTTCTTGATTCAACAGGTATCCATCCTGAGCGCTACCAAGCGGTAACAGATATGGCAAAAGACCTTGGCGTTGCGATCAGCGACGTTATTGGTGAAGGAGCTAGAAAGCTTGTTGCACAAAGAACGAAGTGGGCACAGCTTGTAGGTGAATTTACTTTTGATGACATCGTGAAAGAACTTGAGAAACCAGGCCGTGATCCACGTGATCCGTTCAAAGTTTTCCAGTTCCGTGATGACATTATGGAAGTTAAAGACCTTCAAGAGGGCATGATTTGTCCTGGTATCGTAACTAACGTGACTAACTTTGGAGCGTTTGTAGATATCGGTGTTCATCAAGACGGTCTTGTTCATATTTCTGCACTTTCTCATAAGTTCGTTGATGATCCTCGCAAGGTTGTAAACCCAGGTGATCATGTAACTGTGAAAGTTCTAAAAGTAGACGCTATGAAAAACCAAATCTCTTTAACAATGAAAATGGATGATGCTCCTGAAGCATCAGCACCACGTTCTGAGAAGAGAGCTGAAGGTGGCCCACGCGGAGGATATCGTCCAGGCGGCGGTGGCTCTAAACCACAAGGCGGCGGCGGTCCAAGACCGGGTGCTCCTCAGCAAAGACCTTCGAACCCATTCAACAACCCGTTTGCGGCGTTGATGAATGTGCCAACAAATAAGAAGTAG
- a CDS encoding putative Zn-dependent protease (COG0312 Predicted Zn-dependent proteases and their inactivated homologs) yields MIVQPHILTKALDAALSTGADFADIFVEDTYSSQLTVLNSRPEQAIVGQLYGAGIRLFFGHEIVYVTTNDLSEDGLVKAARNAALSRGTGEAKKTMPLMQVPFDSIHTYGEKPWEMDRDKKLHWLNSVDQYARARSSAVTQVDSGLNEKFQRIQIANSRGLMAYDERAYSRLRLETFVEQNGVKESGGEDEGHMGTSEIYDQVDLKSLAESAVDRALLLTKAEYAPAGEMPVVIDNAFGGVIFHEACGHGLETTAVAKEASVFCGKLGQKIAHESVTAIDDGTIENGWGSLNIDDEGNRTKKTTLIENGVLKSYIVDEMGSRQTGYDITGSGRRQSYKYAPASRMRNTYIAAGNNTFEEMIRDVDYGLYAKKMGGGSVNPGTGDYNFQVGEAYMIRNGRIEEAVKGACLIGRGIDTLGKITKVSNDLKLARGMCGSVSGSIPAAVGQPQILVSSLMVGGRAK; encoded by the coding sequence ATGATAGTTCAACCTCATATTTTAACGAAAGCTTTGGATGCAGCTCTGAGCACAGGTGCAGACTTTGCCGATATCTTCGTGGAAGACACTTACTCGTCACAGTTGACAGTTCTAAACTCACGCCCTGAGCAGGCCATTGTCGGTCAGCTTTACGGAGCAGGTATTCGTTTATTCTTTGGTCATGAAATCGTCTATGTAACGACGAATGATCTTTCTGAAGATGGTTTGGTGAAAGCGGCTCGCAACGCAGCCTTGAGCCGTGGGACGGGTGAAGCTAAGAAGACAATGCCATTGATGCAAGTGCCATTTGATTCAATCCACACCTATGGAGAAAAGCCGTGGGAGATGGATCGCGACAAAAAACTTCACTGGTTGAACTCTGTGGATCAGTATGCTCGTGCGCGCAGCTCGGCGGTGACTCAAGTGGACTCTGGATTGAATGAAAAGTTTCAACGCATTCAGATTGCAAACTCTCGCGGTCTGATGGCCTACGATGAAAGAGCTTACTCGCGTTTACGCTTAGAAACTTTTGTGGAGCAAAACGGCGTTAAGGAAAGCGGCGGCGAAGATGAAGGTCACATGGGAACTTCTGAAATCTATGATCAAGTGGATTTGAAATCCCTAGCAGAGTCGGCTGTGGATCGCGCGCTTTTATTAACGAAGGCAGAGTATGCTCCGGCAGGTGAAATGCCTGTGGTGATTGATAACGCCTTTGGTGGAGTTATTTTCCATGAGGCTTGTGGGCACGGCTTGGAAACAACTGCCGTTGCAAAAGAAGCTTCAGTGTTTTGTGGCAAGTTAGGTCAGAAGATTGCGCATGAAAGTGTTACAGCGATTGATGACGGTACCATTGAAAATGGCTGGGGATCTTTGAATATTGATGACGAGGGCAATAGAACTAAAAAGACAACGTTGATTGAAAATGGTGTTTTGAAATCTTATATCGTCGATGAAATGGGTTCGCGCCAAACAGGTTATGACATCACGGGGAGCGGAAGACGTCAGTCTTATAAATATGCTCCAGCATCTCGTATGAGAAATACCTATATCGCTGCGGGAAACAACACGTTCGAAGAAATGATTCGCGATGTGGATTATGGTTTGTATGCAAAGAAAATGGGTGGCGGTTCGGTGAACCCTGGAACGGGTGACTATAACTTCCAAGTGGGCGAAGCTTATATGATTCGCAACGGCCGTATTGAAGAGGCTGTTAAGGGTGCGTGTTTGATTGGTCGTGGAATTGATACTTTAGGAAAGATCACCAAAGTTTCTAATGATCTGAAATTGGCCCGTGGAATGTGTGGCTCCGTGAGTGGCAGTATTCCAGCAGCAGTGGGGCAACCACAAATTCTAGTATCAAGTCTTATGGTCGGCGGGAGAGCAAAATAA
- a CDS encoding putative inactivated Zn-dependent peptidase, PMBA-like protein (COG0312 Predicted Zn-dependent proteases and their inactivated homologs) → MDTIKQNFEKVVGIAKNDGARVELLIAGGENLKIGYQKQKLNSFESTQSQVAGFRVILGASQGYAYTENLSEESLLRTYKEALNNAKTVRKEGSDVPLVKAGKTASMQELFKPQNVNMEDKMRIAQELEQKCLSLDSRVQAVPYSAFNESMSFKRILNSEGLDQEFKQTYFSGYAYPLAKEGEASKMDGEGFFARSFDEINVEEVANSGVKKATSRLGATKLPTGNYPVVIDREQFSTILQMIYSYFSAKSVDEGKSLFKGKLGEQVASEVFQLIDDPFYSTGTGVRPFDDEGAVSQKVVLFENGKLKSFLTNLEYAAKMNLPHTAHASRGPASQMGIAPTNLVVAKGSASLQDLLTRYPGKVVHLMDFTGGLHAGFKESTGDFSMPAEGFLYEDGKCLGPVDQFVMSGNVLDLLKNIVALGNEYGRPGASLISPDVLVKTLSFA, encoded by the coding sequence ATGGATACTATAAAACAAAATTTTGAAAAAGTTGTCGGCATTGCGAAGAACGATGGGGCTCGCGTAGAGCTTCTGATTGCAGGCGGTGAGAACTTAAAAATTGGTTATCAAAAACAAAAGTTGAATTCATTTGAATCCACGCAATCACAAGTTGCTGGTTTCCGTGTGATCCTTGGTGCAAGCCAAGGTTATGCTTACACAGAGAATCTTTCTGAAGAGTCTTTGTTAAGAACATACAAAGAGGCATTGAATAACGCCAAGACTGTTCGCAAAGAGGGAAGTGATGTTCCGCTGGTGAAGGCTGGGAAGACAGCTTCGATGCAGGAGCTTTTCAAACCACAGAATGTAAACATGGAAGACAAGATGCGCATTGCTCAAGAGCTTGAGCAGAAGTGTTTGTCTCTAGATAGTCGTGTTCAGGCTGTTCCTTACTCTGCATTTAATGAAAGCATGAGTTTTAAAAGAATTTTAAATTCAGAAGGCTTGGATCAAGAGTTTAAGCAAACTTATTTCAGTGGCTACGCTTACCCGTTAGCTAAAGAAGGGGAAGCTTCTAAGATGGATGGCGAAGGTTTCTTTGCTCGTTCATTTGATGAAATCAACGTCGAAGAAGTTGCAAACTCGGGCGTAAAAAAAGCGACGTCTCGTTTAGGGGCTACAAAGCTTCCGACGGGAAACTATCCAGTCGTAATTGATCGCGAACAGTTCTCGACGATCTTGCAAATGATCTATAGTTATTTCTCTGCGAAATCTGTGGATGAAGGAAAGTCTTTGTTTAAAGGAAAGCTAGGCGAGCAAGTTGCGAGTGAAGTTTTCCAGTTAATAGATGATCCGTTTTATTCAACAGGTACAGGCGTTCGTCCGTTTGATGATGAAGGGGCTGTTTCGCAGAAAGTTGTGCTCTTTGAAAATGGTAAATTGAAGTCTTTTCTGACAAACCTTGAGTACGCAGCAAAGATGAACTTACCGCACACGGCACATGCTTCGCGTGGACCTGCTTCTCAAATGGGTATTGCGCCGACAAATCTGGTGGTGGCTAAAGGCTCTGCAAGTTTACAGGATTTGTTGACTCGTTACCCAGGAAAGGTTGTTCATCTTATGGACTTCACAGGAGGGCTGCACGCTGGGTTCAAAGAATCTACAGGGGATTTCTCAATGCCAGCTGAAGGCTTCCTATATGAAGATGGAAAGTGTCTTGGGCCTGTCGATCAATTTGTGATGTCAGGAAATGTTTTGGATCTCTTGAAAAACATTGTGGCATTAGGGAATGAGTATGGTCGCCCTGGAGCTTCTTTGATCAGTCCTGACGTGCTAGTAAAGACATTGTCATTTGCTTAA